DNA from Onychomys torridus chromosome 1, mOncTor1.1, whole genome shotgun sequence:
agaaaaatcaacaagtagaataattattcaaaatacttcaaatactttaattttGCCAAAGTTTCATAATTTGAGTGGGTAGTATATGTTACATTTATTAATATTGTGCACAATGGGTTGtatttaagaaaaatgttaattactGAAATTTAATAGTGTACAAAATGTCTGAATTATAACTAATGTTCTATCAGGCATTCAAGGTGTACATTCAAATTCTTTATCCCATGGAAATCATTAAGACAGTGTTCTAATGACACAAAAGTGTGGGTTTCAGATCAGCCATGAGGTGCActttgaaaacaagaaaagaaagaagtgaattGCAAAATAAGTTTATTATTCTTCATTAGTATAAAGGGGGAGATGGTTGGGTAGCATGTTGTCAAAATTATATTAATCACCTCCAAtcttggaatttttgtttgtgcaaaaaacccacaaagggtGATAAAGTTgttcaacaaataaacaaacacaaaaaagctGACCAGCAACAAGATGCTGTGAGTGGCTTTGCGTTCAGGAGATGGTTGGCAGGAGAGGCTTGTGCTGTGGAGATGCTGGGCTCTCTTGCGGTGTCTGTAAAGGAGAGTCACCATGTAGAGGCTGGTCCACATCATGAGGGTCAGAAAGACGATGTCTCCTATTATGATAACACTCAGGAATAACCCTGGGTTGGGGTACTCAGGTGCTTTCTTTTTACAGTAAGCATGAGAATATCCATAATCGAGATCAGTGTAATTGATTTTTGCTGTCACAGATTCAAtgacatgcacatatataaacagGTTGATGATCCAGGATAAGAGGAAGGAGTGAAAAATCCATGTAGAGAGTTTAGGTTTAAGCCACGCCCACTTAGAATTACTGGGCATGATGGTGATGGCTTGGAATGCACTTAGGATAGAAGTGGTGCAGATGGACAGACCCCGGGTGACTCTGAATATGTATAAAACTGCCTTACAACCAACATCATCTAGAAACCTGGGTACTCCAAAGGATGACATGATATGTGATATCATAGCAAATATGATCGTCAATATATTGACTATCATCAGGTGCATGAAAATGGGATCGATAGGTCTGCTAAAGCGAGATTTGACTAAGAAGTTGTACACATACATCATGAAGAGCAACGAGTTTCCTATGATACCCACACAGAGCTGGGATATGTAGAAACCCCCCAAGATGGTGTTTCTTTGAAACATCATCTCAGTGATGCTTAGGATATTAGGTTAGTCAGGCTTTCATTGAAACTAAGTGGATTGAATTATAAAACTAATTACATACTGATGTTTATGGGACAAATATACCGATTGACACTTCAGAAGGAGAGAAGGTTGGAGAAATGTTAAACTCTGTTGATTTTCAGGTCCAGGTGTGGTATGTCTGGGAACTACATTCCAGGGAGTCTTGAGAACCTCAGAGGACAGAAGGTGTTGAAGCAGGTGGACTCAATGCAAACGTCTTCTGAGTGCTGTTATATAAAATGCCGGCTCTGTTAATAACCTGAAAGCCAAATTTGCATGTTATAGAGTTTTATTCAGTAGATCAAACTGTGTATTTAAAAAACCCCATTTGAAAGTTCTGACCTTTTCCCCCAAAAGATTGTGTACAACACAGAGAGTAACATGAATATTTAAGCATCTTCAGATTGCGTGCAAAACTCTTCCAAGGTAGTAAGCTTTAAATTTTCCACAAAGGGGCTGTAGAGTTGGctgagcagttaggagcactagctgctcttccagaggacacaggttcgattcctagcactcaTTTGGGGCTCACACctgtttgtgactccagttccagagactctggtaccttcttctggctcTGCCTGTACCAGACATGTACAaactgcacaaacatacatgcaggcaaaacactggtacacattaaagaaaagaataaatgaagaaaatggttGTCCATAGAAGCAGATTTGCACTTGGGTTTTGTGTCACTAGCAAATTTCTGCATCATTTTAGGAACTTAGTCCCTGTGTAGAGCTGCAGAACATGAAGGGACAGATCTACTATACATGCCCCAGTGTTGAGCAATTCgcaaagaaatatattttctgtccctatttctattattttcagGGAAATGAACAGAAGTGCAGATCATCGTGTTATGTGAAATAAGGCAGTCTCACACGGATAAACACCATATGTGTCCTCACATGTGGAATCTGGTAGAGAAATTTACAAACCCAATGGGGAGACTCTTAGCTGTCTATGAGAAATGGAGTTTGGAGAGTGATACAGAAGTGAACTATGGAGGAATATAATGAAAGTCACATTTATGAATGTATGTAAATgtcataattaaatatataaatgtggcATGTATTGTTCATTATGACTTCATAAATCTTCAATAAGTTaattataataacaataaaacccTATTGGATTAAATTAACTGAAtgtatgatattttttaaatcatatttcaaaTATGTCACATGTCATCACCCAAACGTCATAGTCTATCCATAGTTCCACAAAAACAGAATCCTGTCAGCAGTACTTGATGGGTACCGTTACATTGTGTCAATGCTGATGAGCACATAGCTGCACTGCTGGAAGGAACATTAAACACTTACTCTTGACTACATTGCACATGCTCCAGAGATTTAATGCTCACGAAGTGCAGGCAGTTTAGGTGGAAAAGGAAAATGACCAAGGGTTCaggttccaggacccacatggctgcCAACAGccgtctgtgactccagttcaaggggatttGGCCTCTGAGGAactgcacacagtgcacagaagtacatgcaagtaaaacatcGAGTCATATAAAGTAAAGGAAAGAGCCAAAGTGCTGGGCATTTTCCCACCAACCCCCCAGCTTCCTAAGAGTTTTCTTGAGTTCaatcagcaggaaatattagatagaaggatttagattgtggagataaacagatagaaaataaaggatatccTTGAGATGGCCTGGACCCTATTTGAAAGGTCCCTGACTGTCTCTGGCATGAGTATTTGTAGAGATgacaaagggtggagcaaaagacctctcccccagcacagccaagtgtagaccatctcagacacctgcactcaggcctgtagTCCTAAtaatcctctctatgcagactgctggtaaagccatgaggaacctgaaaacagggtCCCACACCAAACAGCAGTagcaatgcctttaatctcagtactcaagaggcagaagcacacAGATCTCTctgtttgagggtagcctggtctacagagtgagttctaggactttTAGGGCtccagagaaaccatgtcttgaacaaacgaacaaacaaacaagcaaacaaataaataaatggaattatcTTGGGAGGGAGTTGGGTAGGGCAACAAGGGCAGTTGGTGGGAGGTCTTGGTCAGTGTACTCATctaaataaaatccaaataaagaataaaaacagtagcaaaatgttTTTCAACGTAACCAACAGATATATGTCAccttaaataaataatatcacaCATGGAAAGTGTTAAAGGAACAGAATTACTTATATAAGCAATCCCATGTCTTTTTTACATTCAGGTTGTATCATTTTTttctccccgagacagggtttctctgtagctttggaggctgtcctggacctcactctgtagcccaggctggccttgaactcacagagatcggcctgcctctgccacccaagtgctgggattaaaggcgtgcaccaccaccaccgcctggcccatttATCTTCTTTATAGTGTTAAatacatattgttttatttttgagattataagatAATTACATCAATTCACTTTCCATTTCCAACCTACAAATCCTGCAATgtaccatctctttctctctttcaaattcatggcctcttttctttaattgttgttatgtacatgcatatgtgtggaaTTCCTCTAAGTAAACACAACCTGCTCCGTCTGTATAACGTTACTGCATGTGTGTCTCCAGGCTGACTTTTGGAGTGGACAGCCAATTGGTGgtctcttccttggggaagaccaCTCCTCACACTCTCAGTGCTCCTTGCATTTCTGTGTCTTCAACTACAGAACATTTATATTTGAGTACAGAAATATATTTGTGTACaaaataagaggaagaaaataatgaattattattatgatgTGTTCTGAAAAGTCGTACAGTATTCGACAAGTCTAATAGACAAAAGAGCAATAGCATTTAAGAGGTCTGAGTGAGAccatttatattgtatttttttgaCAGGTCTCTTtaaggagccctggctgtccagatacatagatcagactggcctcaaactggcctgtttctgcctcccaagtgctgtggttaAAGGCATGCTCTATCATACCCAGCCTTGAGACCATTTATATCCTTAACCTGTCAGCACAATTAGTATAAATTCACACCCTTCCCTgtcagacacacaggaagcaggtgaAAACCAACACTGAACACCATAGCTCATTTTGCAGAAAAGTCTCATTTTTTGGGTAGCAATTACGAATTCTAGagaaattatacaaatatattgaaaacaaaagtCACATATTAGTAACGACATAATGaaaaacaccatgatgaaaatgagtTACATAGTGTCTGTTACAGGAATATGTGTGCATAACAGATGAGAGGTTTGAAGGTGCAATGGcattaaaagggaaataaaaatggaCTCTTTAATAGGGAATTaaactgaaaaatgaaagaaagcagctAATAGGAAACATCTGAGAATGAGACATGACTTTAAAGTCAGTCTTATGTATAGATAGCAGCATCAGGATTAGATTGTGGGGGCTaaggtgggtgtggtggggtaCACCTTAAatatcagcactggggaggcagaagctgttgaatttctgagagtttgaggctagcctgatttacaaagttccaggatagccaaagctgttacatagaggaaccctgtctctaaaacaatcaatcaatcaatcaatcaatcaaacaaacaaacaaggaaacaaacaaacatgttggGGATAGTAATCCCCAAACTGCAAATATTTGTTACAAGATTATATGATAATTACCTTTGCAAAGATTTTTGGAAGATTGAGTGAAAGGGCAAATTTCATTGAACTTAAACTTGTATTGCAGGAAGAAATAGATTTAGAGAAGAGAATAAGTGTCTACGGACTTCAGGAAATTGAAATAATGTCTAGAAGaggtgcaaataaataaataaataaacaaataaataaaagtaagaaaatagtgaaaatattttGGCTAAAAGTCAATattgtgaagaaaataaaaagatacaatttAGTtaacttgaaagaaagaaatggggttggggatttagctcagtggtagagcgcttgcctagcaagtgcaaggccctgggttcgatcctcagctcaaaaaaaaaaaaaaaaagaggagaaagaaagacatgagaaaaagaaacctgaaaaacaaaatcctCTGTCTAAGAAAGGGTAcactggggaagaagaggaggggttCATCACAGacgttccttttcttttctttctttcttttttttttttttttttggtttttcgagacagggtttctctgtgtaactttgcgcacAGATGTTTCTTGTTTGAGATTTGAGTACTGGGAGCCTTACTCCGGGCAGTGTGACTCTCACAGACACAAAGTGTTTTGGAAAGGCTGCCTAGCAAGAACCATGACTAAATCAAGGACAGGATTAAGAAGTTATAAGCATctcagctcagatggaaaggtatcctggcagctggaagccaagaaataccacaaagtcacactgcacagcAACCGCACACAAGGGATTGACTGGGATGGATAAAACTAGGAGTGTGGCTGCCTCTTTTGAGTAAGAAagagcagcaaactgaacaggatagAGGGCCTGTATAGAGCTTCTTGGGAAGAAGGTGGCTTTCTGGggtggagattggtgggatttcatttCCAGAGATTGGGCTTTATGCTCTGCATTGTAGGGGCAGGGTTCAGcagttagggcagttagagtATTCTGTGGGTGGAAGCTGGCAGTTAGAAGTCCTCAGAGGAGGGCCATGGTCACAAGGAAAGGGGGCCATGTTATCATTAGACTGCTTCCTGCTAAATCAGGGCATGGAGGTTCTTTGGGCAATCTTGATCTTCATCATCAGGATGTAAGTGGGTGCTGTAGGTCTCTGGCTCTGTAGCTAGGGACTAGTAATCCTGCAACAGCAACTGATTAAAAGTCTGGTTAGAAACCTCTTGGAGCTCTTGTAGAAGAAATCTAGAGAAGAAATTTCCAAGGCAGGGTACAAGTAGGATTAAGGAAagatgagctgggcggtggtggtgcacgcctttaatcccagctctcgggaggcagaggcaggcagatctctgtgagttcaaggccagcctgggccacaaagtgagttccaggaaaaaggcacaaagctacacagggaaaccctgtctcaaaaaacataaaaaaaaaaaaaaaaagatgaagagaggGCTTTAGAAGGGTAGCATCCAGTTTCATATTGGACTATCAGTGATCCACTGACCAGAGGCATCAAGCTGTTTCTTAGGTGTTTGAAGGTCTGTCTGCAGTTGTCCAATCTTTTATAGGACTGCTAAGGGCATCTACATCTGGCCAATGTAGATGGTGATCTCTAGTTTGATcatagagaaagaaggaataggGGATAGGTGTTTTAAATGTTGATTTAGGTGTCACAGTGATAAGTGTCTCCTTTTGGGACCCAGTTGGTGagcaatctccagaacccactgTGCAAGTGCTCTGGCTGAACCATTAAATATAGATTTAATAGCAGCATGGAGGGGAAAGTAATCTGCAACATTTCCATCACCCTAAATCACTTTCCTCTAACTTCAGAACGTTCATGTACATGCCTTAAACGTCTTTCTCATACCTCCATAACTTTCATTTACATGACACTTTAAAACACTTTCTTATTCCTTCAGAACTTTAATTACATAACACTTTGTTACAACGTGAAAGTTATCTAAGCTTTCATTTCCTCAGACAAGACTCTCTTAGACCTCAGATCTCAAGTCATCCTCAGTACTTCCTAAGATTTCACATTCTCAGACTTCATAACACTTTAGGTTCCTGTGTGAGTATATGAAGGTGCAGCTTTACTACCTTATGAAACaagcattgttttttaaattctatcaCAAACTCggtttttatgaattttattttcaggagAGGAATTATACAAGAATAGAGAAACATGCAAGATGATCAGGTGCAGTGAAGGAGAGATGGATAAGGGAATTATAGGGGACTGAATCAGCCTTTGACGGCCTGGTATAATTTCCTGACCCTATTAGGACAGGCTGTTGGTTAGAGGTGAGAGTTACTTGAATGATAACATCCATATGTAAGAGCCTAAGCAGAGAGGTGTAGGTAAGACATAGAGAAGAGCGTAAGTTTAGACATAAgagaattttgtatattttatttgtgcactggCAGGAGTCAATGGAAACTCCAGGATGGCAATGTTGACCCTTTGAATTGTACTAAGGCCTGAGAGAGGCTTTAATAAAATTGGAGTctgtggaggaagaggggaagggcagCCAAGCGAACTCTGCTGGAGGGACTTTCTATAAGCTCCAAGTGGGagctgagagacaggagggacaTGGTCACAGAGGCTCAGATGGGCTTAAGGAAGCTGAAGGGGCTTAGCAGGCAGTTCCTGGGGAGAGGAGGCCAGAAATCAGGGATGTTCCAATAGTTGCCCACACGGTGTGGCCCTTGAGGGTGTAGTAGGCTCCAGGAGCCAGTGAGAGGACATTTACCAAgtaggtgaggagagaagggtgtTTAGAGCaggtggaggaagaagcagctgaagaaTTTGGAACCAAATATGATGGGTAGCAGAAGCCAGTACAAACAAATGGTCTGTTCACATTCTAAGACTCGAATCAGCAACTTGAATCATTTTGAATTATTAAGACATGGGCTCTATGTGCTGATGGGAAACTACCTCTGAGTGGATAAGTTGGAGATTTTAAACCAAGCAGTACGTTCTTTGGGTTTTGTGACTGAGAATATGGGGGTATTAAATGGAGAAGTTGGGAGAAGAAGGTTCTTAGAGTTCTGAGATGAGAGGATGAAGTCCTGAAGCTTTGGAGAGTAAGTGGGTATTGACCTGGATTATATATTTGGTGGGGATTTGTAGTTGAATGACAGGGGGTGAGATGTTTGGCTATAGATGATTTTGAGGTGTCCCATACCTAGGAATCTATCTGAGAGGTTAGTAAGGGAAGAGATGTGTGAGATCGTGTGGTTTTGGGGAGAAGGAGGATAGGAATGGCTTGTGAACCAGGGTCAAGTGGTTCATGGGAGCAAAGGAAAGAGAGGCTCCCACTTGGGCTAGGAAGTCCTTTCCCAGGAAGAGGACAGGACAGGCTGGCACCATAAAGAAGGGATGGGTGAGGGGAATACCCCTAAAGATACAGCTAAGTTCTGGGGTTTGGTGAGCCTGGTAAGGTTTTCTCCTTACTCCAACAATAAGAGAACCAGAAGGAGTGGGGTCCCCAGAACTTTGTCAGGACCAAAGAAGTGGGCCcagtgtccagaaggaaggagaagaatcgcCCTGATACTGTGATAACTACCTGAGGCTCCCTGCCAGAGATGGTGGTAGTCAGGCCAAGGGAGCCCAGGCTCCTTCATTTGTTCCCAGGCAGAGCAGATGAAGGGCGACCTGGGCTTGATGTTCCCATGTCCTCAAATCAACACCCCAATGCCCTTCTTGATGGCATCTTGCACATGTTCTGGGTGGTTTACAAGGGTTTTGACAGGTCCaggcccagggatcctcctatcCGCATTTGAAACAAGGACATCAAAGTTCTCAGGGGGTAAGTGTCAGCCAGGGCTTTTGCTTTGACCAGGTCAGAGACTTTAGCCCTCatcaagtatttttattttagggcTTTTACATCTCTCCCAAGGTACACCTTGGAGGTCACAGTTAAGACTTGTTCCTGGGGAGTTAGGGATCCTCTCCCTAGACATTTGAGTTTGGCCCTAATATCATGGAAATTGTGGGAGAAGTAGATCATAAGGAGTTTCTTCCCACCTGGGGTCTTAGGATGCAGACTGGTATCTAGTAAGAAGGCTTTGTAAGGAGGTCTAGggattgagattttttttgtgtgtgtgctttttgttgaTGACCCCTAGGACTTGTTCTTAATTTACTACATTAAGGGTGGCCTTGTGAATACTGACCTTTAGGAAAGTTATAGGTTGTTTCCTAGCTAGGAAGCCTCCTGGGGTATTGTAATCCCATTCAGGGTCTATGTTGGGGATGGCCTTAGCCCTAACTAGGTAGACATATTCAGTTTGGTGAATTTCATCTGCATGGGCACTAGCTTGGTCCCAAACTTCTCAAAGATACTCTGTAGAAGATTGTTGGAGAATACAGTTGATTTTCATAGCTCAAGACTTCATATGTGATAGTGGAATACTCTGCTTTAAcgccacatcctcagccctgacTGGTGGGCCACCAGAtactgaggaggaagaaagggaaagtttagaaagagaagggactacTGGTTGAGGCTCATAAGGGAAGGTCCACGGGTGTGACAGAACACAGTGGAGGAATTATTCGGTTTGGGCTTCATAGCTGGGAGTTGTTTCCTCCACGGGTGGTTTATCCTAAAATGGGGTCATACCACATGGTTCCTTTCAGATTACCTAAGTATAGATTTTTAACTATTAACCCCAGTATTATAGATGTTTTTTCAGACTTGTAACGTTACCCAATATGGTTATAGATTTGTGAGGGAAGATGTATACCTTAGCAAAAGTTTTAGAGAACAAAACCAAAGGTGTATGAGATGAGTACAATAGTCTCCATTGGGAGTGACTGTCCATTTACTTAGTTATGCTGTCCTTTCTGTCACGTAGCAGGTACCTCACCGGATGTGGGACAGAGATTTGGAGGAAACCTTCTAAACAAGCATGCTTGTGGTAGAGGAGGGGGAGCCAAACCCTAACTCCAGAGGCAGCTTTTAATTGAGGTGGGACAGCATAAAACAATGGTCCAGGTCTACTCATCCCTAAAAGTCACCTTGGTCCCAGAAAACTGAATCCAGTAAGCTAGCAGAGAAGGCTTAAGGCAGGAACTTTTGAACCTGGACACAGACAGAGGGCCCTGCAGGAGGGAGCTGAGAGATGCACCAGCCAGTGAAGGGTGTGTGCAGGGCATGTGCGTGCTGCAGCTGGCCTactcctgttctctctccccctcctgctAGGTCTCCTCTTAGCTCCCACATTGCAACAAACATACAGCTCCATCTATGGTCACTTAAGCCAGGACATTTACACAgtgtgtggggctggggagactcGACAAAGACAGACAGGGCTTGTAGCGGAGAAATAGGGAATGGGGAAATCTCTTTCTGTTTCCCGGATCACTCAGTATTTGTAAAAGTCCCAAATAATATGAGGCTATAAGGTGCTGTTAGGTGGCTCTTTGGATTGATTATCTAAAAGGCATTGGAGCCAGATTTCATTGCAAAAGTGAATAAATTTAGTGCCCTTTAGTTCAGGTGTCATGTGGAGAACCTGGAGTTTTTTGAGAGGCATCAGAAGGGGAATTGGAGGGCTTGGAGTGCTGAGTCCCTTGGGTGAGAGAGGTGAGGGAAGAGGTCAGTGCAGCCTGGAGCTCAGGTGTCTCCTGCACTCAGGGAGGACAGAATGAGGACCAGGCTGTTCAGAGGGTCGTCACCCAAGTCAGCACTGGTCAGTTATAGCAAGTTTAGCCTGGCTAAGGCAGTGGAAAAGCTTGGGTGCCTGGGACTAGAGAGGTAAGAAACTGAGAGAAAACAGAGCTTAGGGAGCTGTGAGGGCTGAATAAAGGAGGCTTTTGTGGCTGCTTTTTGTGGGGAAGATGGGGAGAACAGAGAAAGCGATGTTATAACCCAGCTGGGCCTAAGGAAACTGTCTGAATGCAGCTCCAAGGATTGGGGCGTGTGGTCAGGTGAAGAGGCCAGCTGTAGCCTTAAGACAGTGGCTGGGGGTACCTCAGCTTCCAAGATTACTAGAGGGGTGGCTGACACTTAAATGTCGCCTCCTCAGACTCAGGGAATCCTTTACACTGACCAAGGGAAAACTTACCTAAATGATGCTGGTGGATGGGGTACGAGGACTCAGTGAGGCAGAAGTGGAGTCTGTTCTGGGTGGACTGGAGATGAGTGATAGGGTCTCAGTGCAGCTTAGACCATGAGGGGAAACGCATGCACGAGAGAGCTCATCTGAGTCATACATCAAGTCTAACCATTGCAGCTCAtgtggaaaggtatcctggcaggtGGAAGccaaataccacaaagtcacactgcacaacaaacctcacacaagagattcattgggagggaaaaaacagGAGTGTGGCTGCCTGTGCTGGAGCAAGAAATCACAGCACACTAAACAGAATAGAGGGCTTGTATAGAGCTCTTGGGAAGGGGGTGGAACTTTTCAGGGTGGAGCTTTCCAAAGTAGAGATTGGTGGGATTCCATGACCAGAGATTGGA
Protein-coding regions in this window:
- the LOC118571158 gene encoding vomeronasal type-1 receptor 4-like produces the protein MMFQRNTILGGFYISQLCVGIIGNSLLFMMYVYNFLVKSRFSRPIDPIFMHLMIVNILTIIFAMISHIMSSFGVPRFLDDVGCKAVLYIFRVTRGLSICTTSILSAFQAITIMPSNSKWAWLKPKLSTWIFHSFLLSWIINLFIYVHVIESVTAKINYTDLDYGYSHAYCKKKAPEYPNPGLFLSVIIIGDIVFLTLMMWTSLYMVTLLYRHRKRAQHLHSTSLSCQPSPERKATHSILLLVSFFVFVYLLNNFITLCGFFAQTKIPRLEVINIILTTCYPTISPFILMKNNKLILQFTSFFSCFQSAPHG